A genomic region of Ignavibacteria bacterium contains the following coding sequences:
- a CDS encoding protein BatD, which produces MLIALCSTLSALAQEVSVTAKPDTTSILVGDQFNVNIEMKAPKDIVWEIPLFGDSLNGFEIIKQEKGKQTEDGESVIQHLKLVVSRYDSGKFVFPPLGFFYHTTSDTLKRVAESRAFFINVHTLSVDVEKGIHDIHPPLAVPWTFWEIMLYIGIAIAVIAAIYFVWYYYEKKKMKQPLFVREEEKRPPHEIALEALRRLEGEKFWQRGLVKQFHSEVTEIIRRYIEGRYKITAIDMTSDEILSAMRRKKSVDKEAMKPLENFFSIADWVKFAKYTPTEKENEEMIPIAIGFVEKTMKIMQEVVEENETKAVATNFTN; this is translated from the coding sequence TTGCTCATTGCTCTTTGCTCTACACTCTCTGCTTTAGCACAAGAAGTAAGCGTTACTGCAAAACCCGACACAACTTCGATTCTCGTTGGTGACCAATTCAATGTGAACATCGAAATGAAAGCGCCGAAAGATATTGTGTGGGAAATTCCGTTGTTCGGCGATTCGCTCAATGGATTTGAAATTATAAAACAGGAAAAAGGAAAACAAACTGAAGATGGCGAAAGCGTCATTCAACATTTAAAACTTGTTGTGTCGCGGTACGATTCGGGAAAATTTGTTTTTCCTCCGCTCGGATTTTTTTACCACACAACCAGCGACACATTGAAACGAGTTGCAGAATCGCGAGCGTTTTTCATCAATGTTCATACGCTTTCGGTTGATGTCGAAAAAGGAATTCACGACATTCATCCGCCGCTTGCTGTTCCGTGGACGTTTTGGGAAATTATGCTCTATATCGGCATTGCGATTGCGGTGATTGCTGCGATTTATTTTGTGTGGTATTATTACGAAAAGAAAAAAATGAAACAGCCGTTGTTTGTTCGCGAAGAAGAAAAACGTCCACCGCACGAAATTGCTTTGGAAGCATTGCGTCGGCTTGAAGGTGAAAAATTTTGGCAGCGGGGACTCGTAAAACAATTTCACAGCGAAGTAACGGAAATTATTCGCCGCTACATTGAAGGACGATACAAAATTACAGCGATTGATATGACGAGCGATGAAATTCTTTCCGCTATGCGAAGAAAAAAATCCGTTGACAAAGAAGCGATGAAACCATTGGAAAACTTTTTCTCTATTGCCGATTGGGTGAAGTTTGCAAAGTACACGCCGACGGAAAAAGAAAACGAAGAAATGATTCCGATTGCGATAGGGTTTGTGGAAAAGACGATGAAAATAATGCAAGAAGTAGTAGAAGAAAATGAAACGAAAGCAGTTGCCACTAATTTCACGAATTAA
- a CDS encoding VWA domain-containing protein has translation MFNYQFANPNYLYLLLLIPILAIWYWLRHHKQQTDVVYSNLKAFAFAPKTLRERLRHFPFLLRMVVLALVIIALARPQSSMSGERLHTEGIDIVLVLDISGSMLAEDFRPNRIEAAKNVASEFISARENDRIGLVIFSGESFTQCPLTLDHGVLKNLLLKVKNGMVTDGTAIGTALANAVNRLKDSDAKSKVLILLTDGVNNRGEIDPLTAADIAHTFDIRVYTIGVGTHGMAPYPVQTPFGTRYQNMPTDLDEKTLTKIAEMTGGKYFRATTNKELKKIYSDIDKMEKTKIETFAYRKHTDLFYTWLFFSIVVLFAEIGLSQTYLRKLP, from the coding sequence ATGTTCAATTATCAATTCGCTAACCCCAATTATCTATACTTGCTGTTGCTGATACCAATTCTTGCAATTTGGTATTGGCTTCGTCATCACAAACAGCAAACGGATGTGGTGTATTCCAATTTAAAAGCGTTTGCGTTCGCGCCAAAAACTTTGCGTGAACGGTTGCGCCATTTTCCGTTTTTGTTGCGAATGGTAGTTCTCGCGCTTGTTATTATTGCGCTTGCCCGTCCGCAATCTTCAATGAGCGGCGAGCGTTTGCACACCGAAGGAATTGATATCGTGCTTGTGTTGGATATTTCGGGAAGTATGCTCGCGGAAGATTTTCGTCCGAACAGAATTGAAGCAGCGAAAAATGTTGCCAGCGAATTTATAAGTGCTCGCGAAAACGATAGAATCGGTTTGGTAATTTTTTCCGGAGAAAGTTTTACACAATGTCCGCTCACGCTCGACCACGGCGTGTTGAAAAATCTTTTGCTCAAAGTAAAAAACGGAATGGTAACAGACGGAACTGCAATAGGAACTGCGCTCGCCAATGCAGTCAATCGTTTGAAAGACAGCGATGCAAAAAGTAAAGTGCTGATTTTGCTTACCGATGGCGTGAATAATCGAGGCGAAATTGACCCGCTCACTGCTGCCGATATTGCGCACACATTCGATATCCGCGTGTACACGATTGGCGTTGGAACACACGGAATGGCGCCGTATCCCGTGCAAACACCATTCGGAACGCGTTATCAAAATATGCCGACAGATTTGGATGAAAAAACACTGACGAAAATTGCCGAGATGACCGGTGGAAAATATTTTCGCGCGACAACAAATAAGGAATTGAAAAAGATTTACAGCGACATTGATAAAATGGAAAAAACAAAAATCGAAACGTTTGCTTATCGAAAGCATACGGATTTATTTTATACGTGGCTTTTCTTTTCGATTGTGGTTTTATTTGCTGAAATAGGATTGAGTCAAACGTATTTGAGAAAGTTGCCGTAA
- a CDS encoding VWA domain-containing protein, translating into MLAVIPLLIAFFIYALLQQKKMRNAFASIELFQRLSPWTSTVKQKIKFGILLFAIALVIVGFANPQIGSRFEEVKAEAIDIFISLDVSKSMKAEDVQPNRLEAAKYAIGQLLNMVRGDRVGLSVFAGDAYVQFPLTLDYSAAKIFLDAIDVETAPVPGSALGTAIQIADKSFSDIEDENEKNNNNANKVLILITDGENTEGDAFAAATEAAKNGVLIYTIGVGSINGSPIPEFINGQRDFKRDRDGNVVVTKLDEESLLKLASIGSGKYYRATTGGDELVKIFDDINKLQRREIGVKQFTEYESRYQYFVFAALLLLLTEIFVSEKKSNTWHKFKSLAYRNSVDKIFVEKEKAI; encoded by the coding sequence TTGCTTGCAGTAATTCCGTTACTCATTGCATTTTTTATCTATGCATTATTGCAACAGAAAAAAATGCGGAATGCGTTTGCAAGTATAGAATTGTTTCAACGACTTTCGCCGTGGACAAGTACGGTTAAACAGAAAATTAAATTCGGCATTTTGCTTTTTGCGATTGCATTGGTAATTGTCGGTTTCGCAAATCCACAAATTGGTTCACGTTTTGAAGAAGTGAAAGCCGAAGCGATTGATATTTTCATCTCGCTCGATGTTTCCAAAAGTATGAAAGCGGAAGATGTGCAGCCGAATCGTTTGGAAGCGGCGAAATATGCAATCGGGCAATTGTTGAATATGGTGAGAGGCGACCGCGTTGGACTTTCTGTTTTTGCCGGTGATGCGTATGTGCAATTTCCTCTTACGCTCGATTACAGCGCGGCAAAAATTTTTCTCGATGCAATAGATGTGGAAACGGCACCGGTTCCGGGTTCGGCATTAGGAACAGCAATTCAAATTGCGGATAAATCTTTTTCCGATATCGAAGATGAAAACGAAAAAAATAATAATAACGCTAACAAAGTTTTGATTTTAATTACCGACGGAGAAAATACGGAAGGCGATGCGTTTGCTGCTGCGACTGAAGCGGCGAAAAATGGCGTACTGATTTATACGATTGGCGTTGGTTCTATCAATGGTTCACCGATTCCGGAATTTATTAACGGACAACGCGATTTCAAACGAGACAGAGATGGAAATGTTGTTGTTACAAAACTCGACGAAGAATCGCTGCTGAAACTTGCGAGCATTGGCAGTGGAAAATATTATCGTGCCACAACCGGTGGCGATGAGCTTGTGAAAATTTTTGATGACATCAATAAATTACAAAGACGAGAAATCGGCGTAAAGCAATTTACCGAATATGAAAGTCGTTATCAGTATTTTGTTTTTGCCGCATTGTTGTTATTGCTTACGGAAATTTTTGTTTCGGAAAAGAAAAGCAATACGTGGCACAAGTTTAAATCGCTCGCGTATAGGAATTCTGTTGATAAAATTTTTGTGGAGAAGGAAAAAGCAATATGA